GGTGCGCCCGTAGACCGCGTTGTAGGTCTGCCAGTCGCCCGCGTAGATGGGCAGGTTCGTTTTCCCGAGTACGATTGCTCCCGCCTCGATCGCGCGGCTAACCGCGACGGCATCCTCCTGGGGGACGTAGTCGCGAAGCTCGGGTGCCCCCGAAGTCGTGACCAGGCCCGCGGTCTCGAGCGAGTCCTTAATCGTCATCGGAAGGCCGTGGAGCATGCCCATCGATTTTCCGTTTGCCCGGGCGGCGTCGGCCGCACGCGCCGACTCTCGGGCACGGTCGTAATCCATGGCGACGACAGCGTTCAGCGCGGGGTTCAAGGCCTCGATGCGGGCGATGCAAGCGTCGACGAGCTCCAAAGAGCTGACGTCTTGGCTTTGCAGCGCCGCCAGACACTCCGAGGCAGAGCGGTAGCTCAACTCGTCCATCGCATCCTCATCGTGCAGGAGCCTACACCAATGGGAACGTTTGCCGGCGGCCTTTTGCACGGCCTTCCGTGCTTGACTTGTTCTCCGCGTGACCCGGGCTAGTCTCGATCAAATGGCCGCCGAAAAGGACAAGCGCGTTGCGCTGAAGCAATGGCTTCGTCGTCGCCTGACCGAGGGCGAGCAACCCCAAGAGGAGTGGCGCCAGCTCTTGGAAGCCACGTGGGACTACCTTCTGGTCACGCCGGTTCATCAACTGATCGACGCGGCGACGGCGAAGGCCGCTGCCGATCAGCTGATGAACGCGGAGCTCATCACGGAGATCTCGCGCCCGATCGTGGCGGCCGTTGCACCCGCGGTCATTCGAGAGCTCAGAACGGACGAGCGTCCTCTACGACGCTTCTTGCCTCGAGACGCCGAGGCCAAGCTCCAAGAAGCAATCGCTCGACCCGGCCTGGTTCACCCCGACTGGATTCGCGCCATGTTTCGCGGGGAAGCCGCCGAGGCCGTGCTCAACGACGCCTTGTATCGGGCACTCCAAGACTTCTCCACCTTGTTGCCGCGCTTGATGGTGAAACTTTCGCCGATGGGGCGTTTTGGCGTCTTGGGGAGCGCGGGTGCGTTCGCCGAGAAGCTGATCGAGAACCTGGAGAGGCAAATCGAACCCGAGATCAAGTCGTTTCTCGCTGACCGTTCGGAGCAAATTCTGGAGCGCGCGGCCGAGTTCACCATCGCCAGGCTCGACGACCCCGCCTCGATCGAGTTTCGTGCCAACCTGGTCAACTTCGTGCTTTCCAAATCCCCTGCGTTTCTCGTGGGCGCTGTGGATGACGAGCTGCTTAGTGACATCGGCGCCGTCGCGGAGCTGACCGCGCGACACGTCGCAGACATGCCCGACATGCGAGCAGACGTCCATGCAGGGATCGATCGCGCGATCGAATAAGCTGCCGACATGAAACTCGGCGAGGCCCTTCATCTCGAAGGCATCGAGGTGCGTCCGCCGATCGACGCCTTGGCGGCGGCAACCTGGCCGGCGTTTACGGCGCTGATTGGAAGCCCACAGGCCCAGCACTGGATGGACACGCTCCTCGACGACCTGATCGACGAGTACGAGCGCTCGTAGACCCACCGAGCTGCTCAGCGGGGCTTCTCGTAGATGGTCACGCCGCCCACGAGCGTCTGGTCGATCTCGATATCACGGAGATCTTCATCGTCGAGTGGATTCTTGGAAAGGATGACGAGATCGGCGAGCTTGCCGGGTTCGATCGAACCGAGCTGTTCTTCGAGCCGCAGCTGCCAGGCCGCGTCGGAAGTCATCGCGCGAAGGGCCTGTTCGACGGAGATACGTTCGTCGGAACCCAGGACTTCGCTGCTCGAGGTCTCGCGCGCCACCGGCGTCCAGAGCTGCAGCATCGAGTCGATCGGAACGATCGGCGTATCGAGGTGGGTCGTGAATCGAATCCCGAGCGCAGCCGCGCTTGCTGCCGGGCTGATCCGAGCGGCGCGTTCGGGACCGAGGAAGATGTCGCGGTGCCGGTCACCCCAGTAGTAGACGTGGGCGCTGAAGAAGCTCGGGGTCGCGCCGAGTTTCTTCATCCGATCGAGTTGGTCGGGGCGCGACATCTGCGCATGCACCAGTACCGGCCGAGCGTCCTTCGCGGGACAGGCTCCGAGCGCCGCTTCCCAGGCGTCGAGAAACTGATCGATTGCCGCATCCCCGTTGCCGTGCACCGCGACCTGTTGGCCCGAGCAATGAATCGCTTTGACTTGCGCCTCGAGCGTGTCGGCATCGATGTTCGGATAGCCGCGGTAGTCCGCTTGGTGCTCGCCGGGTTGGTAGTATGGCTCGCTGAGGAAGCCGGTGTATCCCTGGATCGATCCGTCGCCCACGAACTTCGCGGCGCCGATGTAGACGCGTTCGCTTGCGTACTGTCCGAGGTCCAATGTGCCTTCCGCGACCTCGAGGCCCAGTTCGTCTTTCGGCCAAATCGCCAATCGCTGCGGGATCAAACCCAATTTCGAGCCGGCGCTCATTCCTTTGATCTGCACCAGGGTTGCTAGTCCGTTTTGGACGGTGGTGAACCCCTGCGCTGCATAGGTGGCCGCAGCCGAACGAACGACGGCGATCTGTTGCAGCGGCGGCATGTTGAGCGCCTCCAACTGGAGGGGGCGCGAGGCGGTCTCCAAGAGCAAGCCGGTGGGCTCTCCGGTTTCTGGGTCCTTGCGGATTTCCCCGCCGGGCGGGTCCGGGGTTTCGGAGGTGATGCCGAAGCGTTCGAGGGCCAGCGAGTTCACGACCGCCATATGCGCGGAAATGTGCATGGCAAGGATCGGTCGGGTCGTGGAAACGCTGTCGAGGTCCTCGCGTGTGAAGTGCCGCTGCTCCTCGAGCATCGTGTCGTCGTAGCCAAAGCCGATCAGCCAGCCATCTCCCGATTGCTCGATGTTGGTCCGCCTGAGCGCATCGAGCGCTTCCGGAATCGTCTTCACGGCGCCGATGGGCGGACTGTTCAAGTCCGCCGCGACTGCGACCAGCCCCGCCCCCGGAAAATGGCCGTGCGCTTCAATGAACCCAGGCAGGACCGTTCGACCCTCGAGGTCGAGCACGACGTCCGCGCTTGGCAGCCAACGCTCCACGTCCTCGTTGCTGCCGACCGCCGCGATTCGATCGCCTTCGATGACCAGTGCGGTCGCCTGCTTGCCCTCCGGGTCCATCGTGAGGACCCGCCCGTTGGTCCAGACCTGAAGTCCGGGTGGCGAAGGGTGGAGCCGCAGCCAGGCAAGGCCTCCGGCGACCACGATGAGAGCGACGAGCGCGATGAGGGCCCACGCGATTCCCCGGACGATCTTCTTCACGGCGGCCATGCTACGCCCGAGGAAGGAGCCGTCGCAACGGTCCATCGTGAGAGCGACAACATCGGCGATCCTGTCCCGGTGGCGCGGAATTTCATTTTTCGAATGCAAAATCCGCCGTTTTGCGAGAACATCAGCCTTTCCCGTCCTCGAAAAGGAGAAGGCCCATCTCCCGGTCCAACGCATTGTCGCTCGTGTTGCTTGTAGGGTGGTTCACCCTTTGTGGCCTCCAAACCATGGCTCACGCCTCGGGCCAGCCTGAAACCGACGCAAACATCCTGGGCTATTGGCAGCGAGGCGAGGGCGAGGCGATCATCGAGGTCAAGCGCCATATGGCGGGCTACCAGGGCGTGATCATCAGCAGCGAGCGCCGACCGGAAACCGTGGGCATCGTGGTGTTCCGCGAGCTTCGGTACGACCAAGAAGCAGGCGATTGGCATGGCCGGGCGTATTCGATCAAGCGCAAGCGAGAAGTTCCGATCGACATCGAGGTCCCTAGCGCCAACCGACTCGAGCTCACGGCGCACATCTTGTTCTTCAAGAAGCGCGTTCAGTTCAAACGAATTCCGGACGTGCAGGTGGCTGGCCTTCAGGTCGCGAAGCGCTGACGAAGAGTCGATAGGGGGGAAGAGCCATGAGGTGTTGGATGCGCTGGTTGATGGGTGTT
This genomic stretch from Rhodothermales bacterium harbors:
- a CDS encoding amidohydrolase; this encodes MRWTGRWAFSFSRTGKADVLAKRRILHSKNEIPRHRDRIADVVALTMDRCDGSFLGRSMAAVKKIVRGIAWALIALVALIVVAGGLAWLRLHPSPPGLQVWTNGRVLTMDPEGKQATALVIEGDRIAAVGSNEDVERWLPSADVVLDLEGRTVLPGFIEAHGHFPGAGLVAVAADLNSPPIGAVKTIPEALDALRRTNIEQSGDGWLIGFGYDDTMLEEQRHFTREDLDSVSTTRPILAMHISAHMAVVNSLALERFGITSETPDPPGGEIRKDPETGEPTGLLLETASRPLQLEALNMPPLQQIAVVRSAAATYAAQGFTTVQNGLATLVQIKGMSAGSKLGLIPQRLAIWPKDELGLEVAEGTLDLGQYASERVYIGAAKFVGDGSIQGYTGFLSEPYYQPGEHQADYRGYPNIDADTLEAQVKAIHCSGQQVAVHGNGDAAIDQFLDAWEAALGACPAKDARPVLVHAQMSRPDQLDRMKKLGATPSFFSAHVYYWGDRHRDIFLGPERAARISPAASAAALGIRFTTHLDTPIVPIDSMLQLWTPVARETSSSEVLGSDERISVEQALRAMTSDAAWQLRLEEQLGSIEPGKLADLVILSKNPLDDEDLRDIEIDQTLVGGVTIYEKPR
- a CDS encoding DUF2147 domain-containing protein codes for the protein MAHASGQPETDANILGYWQRGEGEAIIEVKRHMAGYQGVIISSERRPETVGIVVFRELRYDQEAGDWHGRAYSIKRKREVPIDIEVPSANRLELTAHILFFKKRVQFKRIPDVQVAGLQVAKR
- a CDS encoding amidase gives rise to the protein MDELSYRSASECLAALQSQDVSSLELVDACIARIEALNPALNAVVAMDYDRARESARAADAARANGKSMGMLHGLPMTIKDSLETAGLVTTSGAPELRDYVPQEDAVAVSRAIEAGAIVLGKTNLPIYAGDWQTYNAVYGRT